One stretch of Schlesneria sp. DSM 10557 DNA includes these proteins:
- a CDS encoding sensor histidine kinase: MPDALRSRMTLGIPITLGVILMTLNVTLMIFWIAVLARSAGWSALIIGVAVFALILVGLSFYLFLMIKEVRLNQRQANFIDSVTHELKSPIASLRLYLETLEMRSISDEQRTKFYRVMEEELERLDHLITQLLEVGRIDAIGAQSDPEELSLEAVLRKCGAAACAHHKREEAETISYDVQPMMVFARRLVLETIFRNLLDNAIKYAGDPPQVEVQVRGGDRGRVIIRIIDNGLGVPHELRKRIFGMFFRGGSELTRRQKGTGLGLYIVHTLVKLLNGRVSVHDRVGRSGSVFEVDLPGHRAFPESVTISR, translated from the coding sequence GTGCCTGATGCCTTACGCTCGCGAATGACGCTTGGAATTCCCATCACGCTGGGGGTCATCCTGATGACCCTGAACGTGACATTGATGATCTTCTGGATCGCGGTGCTGGCGCGTTCTGCCGGTTGGAGTGCTCTGATCATCGGTGTGGCGGTGTTTGCACTGATCCTTGTCGGACTTTCCTTTTACCTGTTTCTGATGATCAAGGAAGTCCGACTGAACCAGCGGCAGGCGAACTTCATTGATAGTGTGACGCACGAACTGAAGTCCCCTATCGCTTCACTCCGTTTGTATCTTGAAACTCTCGAGATGCGGTCGATCAGTGACGAACAGCGCACGAAGTTCTATCGCGTCATGGAAGAAGAACTGGAACGCCTCGATCACTTGATCACTCAATTACTGGAAGTCGGTCGGATCGATGCGATTGGTGCCCAGTCCGATCCCGAAGAGTTATCTTTGGAGGCCGTCCTCAGGAAATGTGGCGCGGCCGCCTGCGCCCATCACAAGCGGGAAGAGGCAGAGACAATCTCGTACGATGTCCAGCCGATGATGGTCTTTGCCCGTCGCCTGGTGCTCGAAACCATCTTCCGTAACCTGCTCGACAATGCCATCAAGTATGCGGGTGATCCACCTCAGGTCGAAGTGCAGGTCCGGGGTGGGGACCGGGGTCGAGTCATCATCAGAATCATCGACAATGGCCTCGGGGTTCCCCATGAACTGCGGAAACGCATCTTCGGTATGTTCTTCCGCGGCGGAAGTGAACTGACCCGACGTCAGAAGGGGACCGGTTTGGGTCTGTACATCGTTCATACCCTGGTCAAATTACTGAATGGGCGGGTTAGTGTTCACGATCGGGTGGGTCGATCGGGCAGCGTGTTTGAGGTGGACCTGCCCGGACACCGCGCATTCCCCGAATCCGTCACCATTTCCAGATGA